The nucleotide sequence GTCTGGAACGGAATCGGCATACCGGCATTACCGGAAAAAGAAGCAGGATTGAATTACTACACGCTTGTATTAGAAGATGAAGAAAAGCGCAGCCGTTTGGCCGAACACCTTCAAACCATGGGCGCAGAAATTACAGAGCATGAAAACTACCTGGAAACCACCGACCCATCCGGAAACCACATCCGCTTGACGGTTTAACAATGAAAAGCGGAAGCGCCTGTCCAGCCCCGACAAGCGCTGGAGGATTTGAAAGCCATGGCGCTTCTTAGCCATGGATTCAAAGCCGAAGCGACCTCGAGGGGCTAGGCGCTGCAACTGGACAATAAGAAAAGCGGAAATGGCCGTTAAGGTTCGACGGCATAAGGCGAACCGGCGAAGCGGTGTATTTTCAACCGCACAGCCGGGTTGACTTATGACCCGAGAATCTGTCCGTTGCAGCTAGACAATAAAGAAAAGCGGAAGCGCCTATCCAGGCCCGACAAGCGCTGGAGGGCTTGAAAGCCATGGCGTATTCCAGCCATAAATCCTTAAAGCAGTTTTAAATACGAAAAGCCGGCTCTAATTTGAGCCGGCTTTTTCTGTGGATGGAGAAGTCTGTTCGCAACTGGCACCCAAATTATAAAACTGAGTTTCTTGTCCGGCCGCTGCGGTACTTGCTGGAACCACAGATGTGCTGGACAAAGCTGTTTCTTCTACTGGGTGGTTTTGCCGTGTTTCCATATATGCATACAGTCTTTCCTGGCTTTTCAAATCTTCTAATGGATCGCCAGAATAAGACAAAAGAATTAAACCGAATGCTCCTACGATTAAAGTGATGCCTAAAAGCGAAAGGAATCCCTTCATAAAATTAACCCCGCCTTTTTGTTTTGCTTAACAGTTAGAACGCATGAGGAAACAGAAAGTTCCCTCTTGCTGAAACTGGCTGTTATGCAATACTAGAAGCAAGAACATTAAGTTGAGGAGGAAGACAGATGATTTCATTGGAAACGGAGGTTTGCCGGCTTTTCGGCATAGCGTATCCGATTATTCAAGCGGGCATGGCAGGAGGCTCGACCACAGCAGAATTAGTGAGTGCGGTGAGTGAAGCAGGAGGGCTTGGCACCTTAGGCGCTGCTTATCTGACGCCGGAGGCCATGAAGGAGACGATTGCAGAAATTCAATCGCGTACAGAGAAGCCATTCGCAGTAAACATTTTTGCTTCTCACGAACAAGACGATTTCAGCCGTTTGGAAGAAGTGCAAAAGGCCTTGGCTCCTTTTCATTCGGAATTAAAGATCGAGAAGCTGCAGTCATCGTATGCATCACCGGATTGGAGCGCGAAGCAATTTGAAATTTGTATTGAACAAAAAGTGCCCGTCATCAGCACGGCATTCGGCTGCCTGTCAAAACAGCAGATGAACATCGCTAAAGCACGAGGCGTGAAAACGATCGTGATGGTTACCACGGTAAAAGAGGCGCAGCAGGCGGAACAGGCAGGAGCGGATGCGGTCGTTGCACAGGGAAGCGAAGCCGGCGGGCACCGCAGCACGTTTTCTCTTGAGCGCCATCCGCAAGGCGCATTAATTGGAACTATGTCGCTGGTTCCTCAAATTGCAGATGCCGTGACCATTCCGGTTATTGCAGCCGGCGGCATTGCAGATGGCCGCGGACTAGTTTCTTCGTTGGCATTAGGAGCGCAGGCCGTACAATTGGGAACCCGTTTCCTGACAGCACATGAAGCGGGTACACACACTGTCTACAAGCAAGCCATCTTTGACAGCGATGAAGAAAGCACAGTCATTACAAAAGTGTTTTCCGGAAGACCAGCACGGGGCATCAAAAACCGTTTCATCGAAGAATTTGAGAAACAGGATACCGCGCCGCTTCCTTTTCCTTCACAAAATACAATCACAAAAGACTTGCGGGCCGCGGCTGCCAAAAATAATGATCCCGCGTTTATGTCGCTATGGGCAGGCCAATCGACCCGCATGCTTACAAAAGAGCAAGGAGCGGCTGACATCATTGAATCGATTATGGAGCAGGCGCAGAAAATCCTTTACTGATTCAACAGGCTATTATTTCAATATGAACTTCATTGAAGCGGTTTCCTTCCGGGAAACCGTTTTTATAATGCTATTTAAGCCTTGGAAATTTCTTGCGCGAAACTTCCAAGGGACTCATCCGTATAGTTAACTATCAGAAATCCAATCGGAAATTAAAGGAGAATTTATTGTGGGAAGTATTTTATTGTTTGCAGCCATTGCATCTTTTGTTGCTGCTTTAATCATTGTGCCATTGACTGGGGATGGAAAAAAATCCGGAAATTCGTTCGGGTCTGTTGTGGTTCCCGGTCTGGTTTTTGTTTTTATTGTGGGACTTCTATTGATCACGGGCTATTATTATTTCACGAATGCTGACCGAAGCCTAATGTCGCTTTGGCCGATCGTGCTTATTGTGGCGGTGCTGGGAGCTTTGTTCTCAAGAGGGGCGGAGCAGAAAGTGAAGTCGGTGCTGGCAATCGGAGCGTTGGCGCTTGCCGTCTATATTTTGTCGGCGCCGCTGTTTAACGCAACGGAAAAATACGAAGCTGTAGAGATGGCAGAACAAGAGGAAATCGAAGCTTTTGATGAAACGCAGACGCCGGCTAGTGTGCCGCCAAAATTTGCGCGCAATAAAATGAAAAAAGCGTTCGGCCAAGTACCGGATACGAGCTATTACGAACTCGGAAGCTTGCAGGTACAAAAAGTCGGCGGGGAATATGTCTACATTGCTCCTGTGGAATTTTCCGGATTTTTCAAATGGTGGAACGGCGATTCGACGCCGGGGTACTTCACGATGAGCGCGACCGACGCTTCGGCGAATCCGAAATTCGTGAAAGCGGAGATGGTGTATACACCGTCCTCTTATTTCAATAAGAATATTGAGCGGCATATGCGCCTTAAAAATCCGGAAGCGATTTTTTATGGCGACTCGCAGCTGGAAATTGACGATGACGGAAAACCGTTTTATATCCGTTCATACGGCGAGTTTATTTCTGCCCGCAACGGGTTTGCGGTTCAAGGACTCGTAGCTGTCGATCCGGCTACCGGCAAAACTGAAACTTATTCGCTCAAGGAAGTACCGGCGTTTATCGACGGCGCGGTTTCTCCGGAGTCGGTCAGCTTGGAAAACAGTTACTACGGCAATTACATTCACGGTTTCTGGAACAGCAAATTCGGCAAGAAAGATGTGAAACTGCCATCGGATGAAGGAACCGAAGCGAACGTCAGCCCTGTTTTCAATGCGGAAGGGGACATGTATTATTTCACCGACTTTACCAGTCCGAAAGAAGGCGTGGATTCGATGCTCGGCTATTCTTTGACAGATGCCCGCACAGGCGAATCCACATATTTTACGGGCAATATGGAAGACTCCTATATGGATTCACAAGGGAATTTGCAGATCATTGAAAAGCAAT is from Planococcus liqunii and encodes:
- a CDS encoding NAD(P)H-dependent flavin oxidoreductase, with translation MISLETEVCRLFGIAYPIIQAGMAGGSTTAELVSAVSEAGGLGTLGAAYLTPEAMKETIAEIQSRTEKPFAVNIFASHEQDDFSRLEEVQKALAPFHSELKIEKLQSSYASPDWSAKQFEICIEQKVPVISTAFGCLSKQQMNIAKARGVKTIVMVTTVKEAQQAEQAGADAVVAQGSEAGGHRSTFSLERHPQGALIGTMSLVPQIADAVTIPVIAAGGIADGRGLVSSLALGAQAVQLGTRFLTAHEAGTHTVYKQAIFDSDEESTVITKVFSGRPARGIKNRFIEEFEKQDTAPLPFPSQNTITKDLRAAAAKNNDPAFMSLWAGQSTRMLTKEQGAADIIESIMEQAQKILY